A stretch of Abyssogena phaseoliformis symbiont OG214 DNA encodes these proteins:
- the tilS gene encoding tRNA lysidine(34) synthetase TilS has product MEDLKTKDLFLKGKQIILGLSGGIDSIVLLHYLNTHYPNKISIIHYNHHLSQYCNEWDKFCEKLCLSLNITYLSIDLFFDNTSNIEENARKKRYHSLSNSLKKNEVLCTAHHQNDQAETLLLQLFRGSGVKGLAAMPKEKPLGKGVHYRPFLTINKSQIIDYANNNKLNWLEDDSNKNTDFRRNFLRLEILPKLSDVYKNLTRTLARSAKHQSEALKLICELADIDIKTHHIINNTNRIDTSKLIKLETHRIKNILRHHLNLLNFLTPSDKIMHQIIELLHTKEDANPLVCWDKYEIRRYQNELYFINKALLRKNESCPFYEEFKNFKKFSIRYRQEGQRIKLLGKTHTQSLKKVLQEASIPPWERSQLKMYYIDNKLCAIERIGKVSNA; this is encoded by the coding sequence TTGGAAGATTTAAAGACTAAAGATTTATTTCTTAAGGGTAAGCAAATTATCCTTGGTCTTAGTGGTGGTATTGATTCTATCGTACTGTTGCATTATTTAAACACGCACTATCCCAATAAAATAAGCATCATTCATTACAACCATCATTTGTCTCAATATTGTAACGAATGGGATAAGTTTTGCGAAAAACTATGCTTAAGCCTTAATATTACCTATTTAAGTATTGATTTATTTTTTGATAATACATCTAATATCGAAGAAAATGCACGCAAAAAACGCTATCATTCGCTATCTAACTCATTAAAAAAAAATGAGGTGCTTTGCACGGCGCACCATCAGAACGACCAAGCAGAAACCCTACTTCTACAACTGTTCCGTGGTAGTGGCGTCAAAGGATTAGCCGCCATGCCTAAAGAAAAACCTTTAGGCAAAGGTGTTCACTATCGTCCTTTTTTAACAATTAACAAGTCTCAAATTATTGATTATGCTAATAATAACAAATTAAACTGGTTAGAAGACGATAGCAACAAAAATACCGATTTTAGGCGTAATTTTTTGCGCTTAGAAATTCTACCTAAATTATCTGACGTGTATAAAAATTTAACCAGAACACTTGCCAGAAGCGCAAAACACCAATCAGAAGCCTTAAAACTTATATGTGAATTAGCTGATATAGATATTAAGACACATCACATTATCAATAATACCAATCGCATCGATACAAGCAAACTTATCAAACTTGAAACCCACAGAATTAAAAATATTCTTCGTCATCATCTAAATTTGCTTAACTTTTTAACACCTAGCGATAAAATAATGCACCAAATTATTGAACTACTACACACAAAAGAAGATGCCAACCCTTTGGTGTGTTGGGATAAATATGAGATTAGACGTTACCAAAATGAATTATATTTCATCAATAAAGCCCTACTAAGAAAAAACGAATCTTGTCCATTTTATGAAGAATTTAAGAATTTTAAAAAATTTTCAATTCGTTATCGACAAGAAGGTCAGCGCATTAAATTACTAGGAAAAACGCACACTCAATCACTAAAAAAAGTCTTACAAGAGGCTAGTATTCCGCCTTGGGAAAGGAGTCAGTTAAAAATGTATTACATTGATAATAAATTATGCGCTATTGAGCGTATCGGTAAAGTATCTAATGCTTAG
- the ybeY gene encoding rRNA maturation RNase YbeY → MVVIQNSIHDLSINEHDLSCTLQTVIKELGKGESELLIRLVNEAEIQNLNKIYRHQDKPTNVLSFLSDLPIEIDEAILGDVVICTQVVLKESIEQHKSFNDHLTHMAIHSTLHLLGYDHIDTKDAQQMESLEVQILAKIGINNPY, encoded by the coding sequence ATGGTGGTTATTCAAAATAGTATTCATGATTTATCTATTAATGAGCATGATTTAAGCTGCACTTTGCAGACAGTAATTAAAGAGCTGGGTAAGGGTGAAAGCGAGTTGTTGATTCGATTGGTTAATGAAGCAGAAATTCAAAATCTTAATAAAATTTATCGTCATCAGGACAAGCCCACTAATGTATTGTCATTCCTAAGTGATTTGCCGATTGAAATTGATGAGGCGATTTTAGGCGATGTGGTAATTTGCACGCAGGTTGTTTTAAAAGAGTCTATTGAACAGCATAAATCTTTTAATGACCACTTAACTCATATGGCAATTCACAGTACGTTGCATTTATTAGGCTATGACCATATTGATACTAAAGATGCGCAGCAAATGGAAAGCCTAGAGGTGCAAATTTTAGCAAAAATTGGAATTAACAATCCTTACTAA